From the genome of Solidesulfovibrio carbinolicus, one region includes:
- a CDS encoding sensor histidine kinase yields MADAKDPTCFAPSERACPEDIDRQFAVLSQHAIPLVLNAMPIIAMVLNRQRQVVHGNRKFADVLGIADIREALGKRPGEAFRCVHADEHPGGCGTSEFCAHCGAVRSILLGLAGTDNVQECAINRDTGSGIEALDLRVSSASVHLDAEPYLIFSINDVSHEKRRRTLERLFFHDMLNTVGGVQGLLEFLAEEVPEELQSDARLIHRAVSQLTDEIIYQKQLLAAETNELETNCTPLRSDDILDVVAATFQGGEQARDRRIVVENACSEVVFHSDPVLLRRVVGNMVKNALEATPAGGEIRLGSRALADAVEFSVQNAGVIPRSVQMRIFSRSFSTKGVGRGLGTYSIKLLTERYLGGRADFVSTREDGTIFRVRLPLTLPADLV; encoded by the coding sequence CGCCATGCCCATCATCGCCATGGTGCTCAACCGCCAGCGCCAGGTGGTGCACGGCAACCGCAAGTTCGCCGACGTGCTGGGCATCGCCGACATCCGGGAGGCCCTGGGCAAGCGGCCGGGCGAGGCCTTTCGCTGCGTCCACGCCGACGAGCATCCGGGCGGCTGCGGCACCAGCGAATTTTGCGCCCACTGCGGCGCGGTGCGTTCCATACTGCTTGGCCTGGCCGGCACGGACAACGTCCAGGAGTGCGCCATCAACCGCGACACCGGCTCGGGCATTGAGGCGCTGGACCTGCGCGTTTCCTCGGCCTCGGTCCACCTCGACGCCGAACCCTACCTCATCTTTTCCATCAACGACGTGAGCCACGAAAAGCGCCGCCGCACCCTGGAGCGCCTGTTTTTTCACGACATGCTCAACACCGTGGGCGGCGTTCAGGGGCTTTTGGAGTTTCTGGCCGAGGAGGTTCCGGAAGAGTTGCAGTCCGACGCCAGGCTGATCCACCGGGCCGTGTCCCAGCTCACCGACGAGATCATCTACCAAAAACAGCTGCTGGCCGCCGAAACCAACGAGCTGGAGACCAATTGCACGCCGCTTCGCAGCGACGACATTCTCGACGTGGTGGCGGCCACCTTCCAGGGCGGCGAGCAGGCCCGGGACCGGCGCATCGTGGTGGAAAACGCCTGTTCCGAGGTGGTGTTCCATTCCGACCCGGTGCTGTTGCGGCGGGTGGTCGGCAACATGGTGAAAAACGCCCTGGAGGCCACGCCGGCCGGCGGCGAGATCCGTCTGGGCAGCCGCGCCCTGGCTGACGCCGTGGAATTTTCCGTGCAAAACGCCGGGGTCATTCCCCGCAGCGTGCAGATGCGGATATTTAGCCGCTCGTTTTCCACCAAGGGCGTGGGCCGGGGCCTTGGCACCTACTCCATCAAGCTCTTGACCGAGCGCTACCTGGGCGGCCGGGCGGATTTTGTCTCCACCCGCGAGGACGGCACGATCTTCAGGGTGCGCCTGCCCCTGACCCTGCCGGCGGACCTGGTTTAA